One genomic region from Trueperaceae bacterium encodes:
- the prfB gene encoding peptide chain release factor 2 (programmed frameshift), with translation MPDVSVRELQERVQDLRGYLDLAGKQAKLELLEPKLNDPELWNDPDTARRVTQEATQLRRVVEEFRAIAGDVQGLAELLELATAEEEDELAGEVASVTTRLDTLYRETLFSGDHDERPAIVTIKPGAGGTESSDWAGMLLRMYRRFAERHGMQVELLDLVQNHDAPNGIDYAQLIVRGERAFGMLRMEGGVHRLVRVSPFDSQNRRHTSFASVEIMPEIDDTFELEIDQKDLRVDVYRSSGPGGQSVNTTDSAVRVVYKGGTPEEIVVTIQDGKSQIKNREKAMTVLRSRLFEREEQRRLDEQLKARGEQKAIEWGSQIRSYVLDKQYVKDHRTGEMRHDPDNVLDGDIEDLIWAGLEWAAKSELVA, from the exons ATGCCTGATGTGAGCGTGAGAGAGCTGCAGGAAAGAGTCCAGGACCTCAGGGGGTACCTT GACTTGGCTGGCAAGCAGGCCAAGCTGGAGCTGCTCGAACCCAAGCTGAACGACCCGGAGCTCTGGAACGACCCGGACACCGCGAGGCGCGTGACCCAGGAGGCCACGCAGCTCAGGCGCGTCGTGGAGGAGTTCCGCGCCATCGCCGGCGACGTGCAGGGGCTCGCCGAGCTCCTCGAGCTGGCCACCGCGGAGGAGGAGGACGAGCTGGCGGGCGAGGTGGCGAGCGTGACGACGCGCTTGGACACCCTCTACCGGGAGACGCTCTTCAGCGGCGACCACGACGAGCGGCCGGCCATCGTGACGATCAAGCCGGGCGCCGGCGGCACCGAGTCGTCGGACTGGGCCGGCATGCTGCTGCGCATGTACCGGCGCTTCGCCGAGCGGCACGGCATGCAGGTCGAGCTGCTCGACCTCGTGCAGAACCACGACGCCCCGAACGGCATCGACTACGCCCAGCTCATCGTGCGCGGCGAACGTGCGTTCGGCATGCTGCGCATGGAGGGCGGCGTCCACCGGCTCGTGCGCGTCAGCCCGTTCGACTCGCAGAACCGGCGGCACACTTCGTTCGCCTCGGTCGAGATCATGCCGGAGATCGACGACACCTTCGAGCTGGAGATCGACCAGAAGGACCTGCGCGTCGACGTCTATCGCTCGAGCGGCCCCGGCGGTCAGTCGGTGAACACCACGGACTCCGCGGTACGCGTCGTCTACAAGGGTGGTACGCCGGAAGAGATCGTCGTCACCATCCAGGACGGCAAGTCGCAGATCAAGAACCGCGAGAAGGCCATGACGGTGCTCCGTTCGCGCCTGTTCGAGCGTGAGGAGCAGCGTCGCCTCGACGAGCAGCTCAAGGCGCGCGGCGAGCAGAAGGCCATCGAGTGGGGCTCGCAGATACGCTCGTACGTCCTCGACAAGCAGTACGTGAAGGACCATCGCACGGGCGAGATGCGGCACGACCCCGACAACGTCTTGGACGGCGATATCGAGGACCTCATCTGGGCCGGCCTCGAGTGGGCGGCCAAGAGCGAGCTCGTGGCCTAG
- the der gene encoding ribosome biogenesis GTPase Der: MFNVAIVGRPNVGKSSLFNRLVGKREAIVADMPGVTRDVKEGFVTTDDGLTFRLLDTGGLWSGDRWETPIRQSVAAALVGVDLVLLCVDGREGPVTADHQVAEWLRTMNKRVLLVATKLDDPRHAETGEFYELYSLGFGEPFVTAAEHAIGTTELVHHIGELMGELMGDAEGEVEEEAVKVAIIGRPNVGKSSLVNALVGDERVIVADVPGTTRDSVDVHFEFGGRPFTLIDTAGMARKDVGDLEYYARMRSEMALRRADVAILVIDPFEIGDHELRLANLALEWGKPIVMAVNKWDLVADDQLEPFRQRLDEQLEHLSFAPRVYTSALTDFGLHELLATAVRLYDTAHRRVGTSELNGWLEVWTQRQPPPNFSGRPLKLLYVSQVDVAPPTFVFSINSETLLTRPYEHYLRNRIREDVGFSEVPIRMVFKERSGGKKRVRV, from the coding sequence TTGTTTAACGTAGCCATAGTCGGCCGCCCCAACGTGGGCAAGTCGAGCCTCTTCAACCGCCTCGTCGGCAAACGCGAGGCCATCGTCGCCGACATGCCCGGCGTGACCCGCGACGTCAAGGAGGGCTTCGTCACGACGGACGACGGCCTGACCTTCCGGCTCCTCGACACGGGGGGGCTCTGGTCCGGCGACCGCTGGGAAACGCCCATCAGGCAGAGCGTAGCCGCCGCGCTCGTCGGCGTCGACCTCGTGCTCCTCTGCGTCGACGGGCGGGAAGGCCCCGTTACGGCCGATCACCAGGTCGCCGAGTGGCTGCGCACCATGAACAAGAGAGTCCTGCTCGTCGCGACCAAGCTCGACGACCCGCGCCACGCCGAGACGGGCGAGTTCTACGAGCTGTACTCCCTCGGCTTCGGCGAGCCGTTCGTGACGGCGGCCGAGCACGCCATCGGCACGACGGAGCTCGTCCACCACATCGGTGAGTTGATGGGTGAGCTGATGGGCGATGCGGAGGGCGAGGTCGAGGAGGAGGCTGTCAAGGTCGCCATCATCGGGCGCCCGAACGTAGGCAAGTCCAGCCTCGTGAACGCCCTCGTGGGCGACGAGCGCGTGATCGTCGCCGACGTGCCCGGCACGACCCGCGACTCGGTAGACGTGCACTTCGAGTTCGGCGGTCGCCCGTTCACGCTGATCGACACGGCCGGCATGGCCCGCAAGGACGTCGGCGACCTGGAGTACTACGCGCGCATGCGCTCCGAGATGGCCCTGCGGCGCGCCGACGTCGCCATCCTCGTCATCGACCCGTTCGAGATCGGCGACCACGAGCTCCGCCTCGCCAACCTCGCGCTGGAGTGGGGCAAGCCCATCGTCATGGCCGTCAACAAGTGGGACCTCGTCGCCGACGACCAGCTGGAGCCGTTCAGGCAGCGCCTCGACGAGCAGCTGGAGCACCTCAGCTTCGCCCCGCGCGTCTACACGAGCGCGCTGACGGACTTCGGCCTGCACGAGCTGCTCGCGACGGCCGTGCGGCTGTACGACACGGCGCATAGGCGCGTCGGGACGTCGGAGCTCAACGGTTGGCTGGAGGTATGGACGCAGCGCCAGCCGCCGCCCAACTTCTCCGGCCGGCCGCTCAAGCTCCTCTACGTGAGCCAGGTGGACGTCGCGCCACCCACGTTCGTGTTCTCGATCAACAGCGAGACCCTGCTCACGCGGCCGTACGAGCACTACTTGCGCAACCGGATCCGCGAGGACGTCGGGTTCTCGGAGGTGCCGATCCGCATGGTGTTCAAGGAGCGCAGCGGCGGTAAGAAGCGTGTGCGGGTCTAG
- the cdaA gene encoding diadenylate cyclase CdaA gives MFEGFGIQDVIDILIITVLLYQAYALLRGSRAWNVLRGLLAVAALWFLAGQFGLEATKWLFDAIAPAGFVAVVVVFQPELRAVLERVGRGRMQRAVSADPVSEIMTAVRELASQRKGALIAVERRTPLKEYAERGTAIGAPVTAALLQTIFASSGPLHDGAVVIREDLVTNAGVVLPLSDKREGWSVKHGTRHRAALGLSEVSDALVVVVSEERGTVSIAQEGVLHSDIAPADVLKALREAYAP, from the coding sequence GTGTTCGAAGGGTTCGGGATCCAGGACGTCATCGACATCCTGATAATCACCGTGCTTCTCTACCAAGCGTACGCGCTGCTCCGCGGGTCTCGCGCCTGGAACGTGCTGCGCGGGCTCCTCGCGGTGGCGGCCCTGTGGTTCCTCGCCGGCCAGTTCGGCCTCGAGGCCACCAAGTGGCTCTTCGACGCCATCGCGCCCGCCGGCTTCGTGGCCGTCGTCGTCGTGTTCCAACCGGAGCTCCGCGCCGTGCTGGAGCGCGTCGGGCGCGGGCGGATGCAGCGCGCCGTCAGCGCCGACCCGGTCAGCGAGATCATGACCGCCGTGAGGGAGCTCGCCAGCCAGCGCAAGGGCGCGCTGATCGCCGTCGAGCGGCGCACGCCGCTCAAGGAGTACGCGGAGCGGGGCACCGCCATCGGAGCACCGGTGACGGCCGCGCTGCTGCAGACGATCTTCGCCTCGTCCGGACCGCTCCACGACGGGGCCGTCGTCATCAGGGAGGACCTCGTCACCAACGCCGGCGTCGTGCTGCCCCTGTCGGACAAGCGGGAGGGTTGGTCAGTCAAGCACGGCACGCGCCACCGCGCGGCGCTCGGGCTCTCCGAGGTCTCCGACGCCCTCGTGGTCGTGGTCAGCGAGGAGCGCGGCACGGTGAGCATCGCCCAGGAGGGCGTCTTGCATAGCGACATCGCCCCGGCCGACGTCCTGAAGGCGCTCAGGGAGGCGTACGCCCCATGA
- a CDS encoding methylmalonyl-CoA mutase family protein, whose amino-acid sequence MKPKEAWLREEYAAAVKRMPERDAVFETLSDIPVAPLYTEEDLRGFDAATELGYPGEFPYTRGVQASMYRSKLWTMRMFAGFGTAEQTNERFHKLLAAGQTGLSTAFDLPTLMGYDSDHPMAQGEVGKCGVAVASLADMEVLFEGIDPEAITTSMTINSPANAVWAMYLAMAERKGADLAKVGGTIQNDILKEFIAQKEYIFPPAPSVKLVIDTFEWGPQVAPRFNFVSVSGYHIREAGSTSVQELAFTLADGIHYVRKALERGLDIDEFAPRISFFFNVHNDFFEEIAKFRAARRIWARQMRDVFGAKDPRSWMLRTHAQTAGVSLTARQPLVNVARVAIQALAGVLGGTNSLHTDAFDEALSLPTEEAATLALRTQQVVAFESGVTNTVDPLAGSYYLESLTNDMERMTLDYFAQIDAIGGVERAIEAGYFAKEIGDASWKQQRDIDERRRLVVGVNAFEQDVQEVPIQLVDAAVARVQRERLERVRRERDPRAAEEALAELRDRARDGGNTMPAFMRAAHAFCTLGEQMDVLREVYGVYEEPVLV is encoded by the coding sequence ATGAAGCCCAAAGAGGCGTGGCTGCGGGAAGAGTACGCGGCCGCCGTCAAGCGCATGCCTGAACGCGACGCGGTGTTCGAGACGCTGTCGGACATCCCCGTCGCACCCCTCTACACGGAGGAGGACCTCCGCGGGTTCGACGCCGCCACCGAGCTCGGCTACCCCGGCGAGTTCCCGTACACCCGTGGCGTGCAAGCGAGCATGTACCGCAGCAAGCTCTGGACCATGCGCATGTTCGCCGGGTTCGGCACGGCCGAGCAGACGAACGAGCGGTTCCACAAGCTGCTGGCAGCCGGCCAGACCGGTCTGTCCACCGCCTTCGACCTGCCGACGTTGATGGGGTACGACTCGGATCACCCCATGGCGCAGGGTGAGGTGGGCAAGTGCGGCGTCGCGGTGGCCAGCCTCGCGGACATGGAGGTCCTGTTCGAGGGGATCGACCCCGAGGCGATAACGACCTCCATGACCATCAACAGCCCCGCCAACGCCGTCTGGGCCATGTACCTCGCCATGGCCGAGCGCAAGGGTGCCGACCTCGCGAAGGTCGGTGGCACCATCCAGAACGACATCCTGAAGGAGTTCATCGCCCAGAAGGAGTACATCTTCCCGCCGGCCCCTTCCGTCAAGCTCGTCATCGATACGTTCGAATGGGGCCCACAGGTCGCGCCGCGCTTCAACTTCGTCTCCGTCTCCGGCTACCACATCAGGGAGGCCGGCTCCACGAGCGTGCAGGAGCTCGCCTTCACGCTCGCGGACGGCATCCACTATGTCCGCAAGGCCCTCGAGCGCGGCCTCGACATAGACGAGTTCGCCCCGCGCATCTCCTTCTTCTTCAACGTGCACAACGACTTCTTCGAGGAGATCGCGAAGTTCCGCGCCGCGCGCCGGATCTGGGCGCGCCAGATGCGCGACGTCTTCGGCGCGAAGGACCCCCGCTCCTGGATGCTGCGCACCCACGCCCAGACGGCGGGGGTGTCGCTCACCGCCAGGCAGCCCCTCGTCAACGTCGCGCGCGTGGCCATCCAGGCCCTCGCGGGGGTCCTGGGCGGCACCAACTCGCTGCACACCGACGCCTTCGACGAGGCGCTCTCCCTCCCGACGGAGGAGGCCGCCACCCTCGCCTTGCGGACGCAACAGGTCGTGGCCTTCGAGAGCGGCGTGACGAACACGGTCGACCCGCTCGCCGGCTCCTACTACCTGGAGAGCCTGACGAACGACATGGAGCGCATGACCCTCGACTACTTCGCCCAGATCGACGCCATCGGCGGGGTCGAGCGCGCCATCGAGGCGGGCTACTTCGCCAAGGAGATCGGCGACGCGAGCTGGAAGCAGCAGCGCGACATCGACGAGCGAAGGCGGCTCGTCGTCGGCGTCAACGCCTTCGAGCAGGACGTGCAGGAAGTGCCCATCCAGCTGGTCGACGCCGCCGTGGCGCGCGTGCAGCGCGAACGCCTCGAGCGCGTGCGGCGCGAGCGCGACCCGCGGGCCGCCGAGGAGGCCCTCGCCGAGCTGCGCGACAGGGCGAGGGACGGCGGCAACACGATGCCCGCCTTCATGCGCGCGGCCCACGCGTTCTGCACGCTCGGCGAGCAGATGGACGTGCTGCGCGAGGTGTACGGCGTTTATGAGGAGCCGGTGCTCGTCTGA
- the def gene encoding peptide deformylase — MIHPIRLFGDPVLRRRADPVTVFDPELARLAADMLETMYAAEGVGLAAPQIGVLKRVFVALEVPDTEDGAEADGDGRREHVMVNPVITRRAGRQLGRDGCLSIPGLAVEDVPRDLVVHVDYQDLTGAHKTLVAEGYFAHVLQHEADHLDGVLFFDHLTAARRGAFLEENRGELADMQRQAKAFLRDLRTRAPADARAGGERAGKPPGTRPNGTRTRR, encoded by the coding sequence GTGATTCACCCCATCCGGCTGTTCGGCGACCCGGTGCTGCGGCGCCGCGCCGATCCCGTCACTGTGTTCGACCCGGAGCTCGCGCGGCTGGCCGCCGACATGCTCGAGACCATGTACGCCGCCGAAGGCGTCGGCCTGGCCGCGCCCCAGATAGGCGTGCTCAAACGCGTCTTCGTCGCGCTCGAGGTGCCTGACACCGAGGACGGGGCGGAGGCGGACGGGGACGGTCGGCGCGAGCACGTCATGGTCAACCCCGTCATCACGCGGCGCGCCGGCCGGCAGCTGGGGCGCGACGGGTGCCTGAGCATCCCCGGGCTCGCCGTCGAGGACGTGCCGAGGGACCTCGTCGTGCACGTCGACTACCAAGACCTCACCGGCGCACACAAGACGCTGGTCGCGGAAGGCTACTTCGCGCACGTGCTGCAGCACGAGGCGGACCACCTGGACGGCGTCCTGTTCTTCGACCACCTGACGGCCGCGAGGCGCGGCGCGTTCCTCGAGGAGAACCGCGGGGAGCTCGCGGACATGCAGCGGCAGGCCAAGGCGTTCCTGCGCGATCTGCGCACCCGGGCGCCGGCCGACGCCCGAGCCGGCGGCGAGCGGGCGGGCAAACCGCCGGGCACGCGGCCGAACGGCACGCGCACACGGCGGTGA
- a CDS encoding cobalamin B12-binding domain-containing protein produces the protein MDRPIRVLIAKPGLDGHDRGAKVIARALRDAGMEVIYTGLRQTAEMIVNAAVQEDVDAVGLSVLSGAHMHYFREVAAALAARDATDMLLFGGGIVPDMDLPTLAELGVGRIFTPGANTDDVVAYVRSEIARRRGQAAY, from the coding sequence ATGGACAGACCCATTCGGGTCCTCATAGCGAAGCCCGGCCTCGACGGCCACGACCGGGGCGCCAAGGTGATCGCTCGGGCGCTGCGCGACGCCGGCATGGAGGTCATATACACGGGGCTGCGCCAGACGGCCGAGATGATCGTCAACGCGGCCGTCCAGGAGGACGTCGACGCGGTCGGCCTCTCGGTCCTCTCCGGGGCCCACATGCACTACTTCAGGGAGGTGGCCGCCGCCCTGGCGGCGCGCGACGCCACCGACATGCTGCTGTTCGGCGGCGGCATCGTGCCGGACATGGACTTGCCGACGCTGGCCGAGCTCGGCGTCGGTCGGATCTTCACGCCGGGCGCGAACACGGACGACGTCGTCGCCTACGTTAGGTCGGAGATCGCGAGGAGGCGCGGCCAGGCCGCCTACTGA
- the fmt gene encoding methionyl-tRNA formyltransferase, with protein MKPLRVAFFGSPEFALPTFEALSRQHDVVVVVSQPDRPAGRGLGLRRPAVAAAAVAAGLPLLQPRKVKRNEELLAHLAALDLDVGVTAAYGRILPPELLALPRFGVLNVHASLLPRWRGAAPIQWALIAGDRVTGITVMQTDAGLDTGAIRLQRRTPVETDEDAPALSARLAALGAEVLAEALTLLSAGSLPLVAQDPDAATLAPPLTPRDGEVRWADTAGQVHDRHRGVAGWPGTSFVHAGQRVKVGTLLLASDERGGGAPGTVLGFAGENLLVACGAGLVEIGDLKPESKGMMSARAWANGRSVKAGAQLV; from the coding sequence GTGAAGCCCCTGCGCGTCGCCTTCTTCGGCAGCCCCGAGTTCGCGCTGCCGACGTTCGAGGCCCTCTCGCGCCAGCACGACGTGGTCGTCGTCGTGTCGCAGCCGGACCGGCCGGCCGGCCGCGGCCTCGGGCTGAGGCGACCCGCCGTCGCCGCCGCCGCGGTAGCGGCCGGGCTACCGCTCCTGCAACCGCGCAAGGTGAAGCGCAACGAGGAGCTCCTCGCCCACCTCGCCGCACTCGACCTCGACGTGGGCGTGACGGCGGCCTACGGGCGCATCCTCCCCCCGGAGCTGCTGGCGCTACCGCGCTTCGGCGTGCTCAACGTCCACGCGAGCCTGCTACCGCGCTGGCGCGGCGCGGCGCCCATCCAGTGGGCGCTCATCGCAGGCGACCGCGTGACGGGCATAACGGTCATGCAGACGGACGCGGGGCTCGACACGGGCGCTATCAGGCTGCAGCGCCGCACCCCTGTAGAAACAGACGAGGACGCCCCCGCCCTCTCCGCCCGCCTGGCCGCGCTCGGCGCCGAGGTCCTGGCGGAAGCCCTCACGCTCCTCTCGGCCGGGAGCCTCCCCCTGGTGGCTCAGGACCCTGACGCCGCCACGCTCGCCCCGCCCCTCACGCCGCGAGACGGCGAGGTGCGGTGGGCGGACACTGCCGGGCAGGTGCACGACCGGCACCGCGGCGTCGCCGGCTGGCCGGGCACGAGCTTCGTTCACGCCGGTCAGCGCGTCAAGGTCGGCACCCTCCTGCTCGCGTCCGACGAGCGTGGCGGCGGCGCGCCCGGCACGGTGCTGGGGTTCGCGGGCGAGAACTTGCTGGTGGCGTGCGGCGCGGGCCTCGTCGAGATCGGCGACCTGAAGCCGGAGAGCAAGGGCATGATGAGCGCGCGGGCGTGGGCCAACGGCCGGTCGGTCAAGGCAGGAGCACAGCTTGTTTAA
- a CDS encoding C4-type zinc ribbon domain-containing protein: protein MLTQLAEVQAFDLKLDSLREERGQVPPELTATEAKKRDLEARIALKEQAQDELRKRVNANELELKALQERRRSAADSAVRASTTKEASQYQNQELQFATRLTELEEDTLPLLESQTALDAEVAGLHAELAALVPELEALVQAEADRVAEVDARSVSLAQERTALAHGITPALLQQYEQVRKAKRGLGLAEVVGNGTCGGCNVRLPIHVVQKVKRADNVTRCPSCGRILYYKS from the coding sequence ATGCTCACCCAACTGGCCGAAGTACAAGCGTTCGACCTCAAGCTGGACAGCTTGCGCGAAGAGCGCGGTCAGGTGCCCCCGGAGCTTACGGCCACCGAAGCGAAGAAGCGCGACCTCGAGGCGCGCATAGCGCTCAAGGAGCAGGCGCAGGACGAGCTGCGAAAGCGTGTGAACGCCAACGAGCTCGAACTGAAGGCGCTGCAGGAGCGGCGGCGCTCCGCCGCGGACTCCGCGGTGCGGGCCTCGACGACCAAGGAAGCGTCGCAGTACCAGAACCAGGAGCTGCAGTTCGCGACCCGCCTGACCGAGCTCGAGGAGGACACGCTCCCGCTGCTCGAGAGCCAAACGGCCCTGGATGCCGAGGTCGCTGGGCTGCACGCCGAGCTGGCGGCGCTCGTGCCGGAGCTCGAGGCATTGGTGCAAGCCGAGGCGGACCGGGTGGCGGAGGTCGACGCGCGCAGCGTCAGCCTCGCGCAGGAGCGTACGGCCCTGGCGCACGGCATCACCCCCGCCTTGCTCCAACAGTACGAGCAGGTGCGCAAGGCCAAGCGCGGGCTAGGGCTCGCCGAGGTCGTCGGCAACGGCACGTGCGGCGGCTGCAACGTCCGCCTGCCGATCCACGTCGTGCAGAAGGTCAAGCGCGCCGACAACGTGACGCGCTGCCCGAGTTGCGGCCGGATCCTCTACTACAAGTCCTGA
- a CDS encoding CBS and ACT domain-containing protein, with product MLVREWMTPDPQTVSPDTPVMEAMQRLREGGYRRLPVSRDGRLIGIVTDRDLKEATPSKATTLSIYELNYLLSKLRVKDVMRSPVVTVRADDPIEQAALLMEEHRVSGLPVLDGVNLVGILTITDLMRALVSFLALREGGTRVTVDLPDEPGVLARVAQQGAPSNIVAAVTTGIQPGHKRRLVLRVAGEDAKGFPERLKAAGLDVVDVR from the coding sequence ATGCTAGTTCGCGAGTGGATGACGCCTGACCCGCAGACGGTGAGCCCGGACACGCCGGTCATGGAAGCCATGCAGCGGTTGCGCGAGGGCGGCTACCGCAGGTTGCCGGTCAGCAGGGACGGGCGGCTCATCGGCATCGTCACCGACCGCGACCTCAAGGAGGCCACGCCCTCCAAGGCCACGACGCTGTCCATCTACGAGCTCAACTACCTGCTCAGCAAGCTGCGGGTTAAGGACGTCATGCGCTCGCCGGTCGTCACGGTGCGGGCCGACGACCCCATCGAGCAGGCCGCGCTCCTGATGGAGGAACACCGCGTCTCCGGCCTTCCCGTGCTGGACGGCGTCAACCTCGTCGGCATCCTGACGATCACCGACCTCATGCGCGCCCTCGTCTCCTTCCTGGCCTTGCGCGAGGGCGGCACGCGCGTGACGGTCGACCTGCCCGACGAACCGGGCGTGCTCGCGCGCGTGGCGCAACAGGGAGCGCCGTCCAACATCGTCGCCGCCGTCACGACCGGCATCCAGCCCGGGCATAAGCGGCGCCTCGTGCTCCGCGTGGCCGGCGAGGACGCCAAGGGCTTCCCGGAGCGCCTCAAGGCGGCCGGCCTGGACGTGGTGGACGTCCGCTGA
- a CDS encoding DUF512 domain-containing protein yields MPRVVLSRKDPQPVKITPARIREVAPGSAAAKAGVEAGWELLTVNDQPIPDVLAYRRELQAGTAELRVRAPTGDDTTFAVAWEEPGLEFDDVIFDGIRLCANHCDFCYIHQMPKGMRKSLYIMDDDFRTSFLYGSFVTLTNLREGDVQRILDEHLSPLYVSVHTANEAKRAELMKWWPNKVATEEALSVRNMIERLESIELYTQMVLVPGRNDGDDLDETLDYLASRPNVLAAAAVPVGLTGHRSHLVALEPYTQEQAADVIARVHAFQRRMLAERGTRFVFASDEFYIRAGLPLPADEAYEGYTMLENGVGMVRDFLSTGVPVLPERLERPRHVLIATGRLFAPVLREALRSLEGVEGLHLEVRAITNRTFGEVTTVAGLLAGRDILGGVRPGEADLLLLSPNMFKYGTETMLDDLTRSDLQAELGMRIAVGGTNLAELVDTVLTGEVHDHLPSFGFSTHAIKEAAKQH; encoded by the coding sequence ATGCCGCGCGTCGTCTTGAGCCGCAAGGACCCTCAACCGGTCAAGATCACCCCCGCCCGCATCCGCGAGGTGGCGCCGGGCTCGGCGGCGGCGAAGGCCGGCGTGGAGGCGGGTTGGGAGCTCCTCACGGTCAACGACCAGCCCATCCCGGACGTGCTCGCGTACCGCCGCGAGCTCCAGGCCGGCACGGCGGAGCTGCGCGTGCGGGCGCCGACCGGCGACGACACGACGTTCGCCGTCGCCTGGGAGGAGCCGGGCCTCGAGTTCGACGACGTCATCTTCGACGGCATCCGGCTCTGCGCCAACCACTGCGACTTCTGCTACATCCACCAGATGCCCAAGGGCATGCGCAAGAGCCTCTACATCATGGACGACGACTTTCGCACGTCGTTCCTCTACGGCTCGTTCGTGACCCTCACGAACCTCCGGGAGGGCGACGTGCAGCGCATCCTCGACGAGCACCTTAGCCCCCTCTACGTGAGCGTTCACACGGCCAACGAGGCCAAGCGCGCCGAGCTCATGAAGTGGTGGCCCAACAAGGTCGCCACGGAGGAGGCGCTCAGCGTCCGCAACATGATCGAGCGCCTGGAGAGCATCGAGCTGTACACGCAGATGGTCCTCGTCCCCGGTCGCAACGACGGCGACGACCTGGACGAGACGCTCGACTACCTCGCCTCCCGCCCGAACGTCCTCGCGGCCGCCGCCGTTCCCGTCGGGCTGACGGGGCACCGCTCCCACCTGGTCGCCCTCGAGCCGTACACGCAGGAGCAGGCCGCCGACGTGATCGCGCGCGTGCACGCTTTCCAGCGGCGCATGCTGGCCGAGCGCGGCACGCGCTTCGTGTTCGCCTCCGACGAGTTCTACATCCGGGCCGGCCTCCCGCTGCCGGCCGACGAGGCCTACGAGGGCTACACCATGCTCGAGAACGGCGTCGGCATGGTCCGCGACTTCCTCTCGACCGGTGTCCCGGTCCTCCCTGAGCGCCTCGAGCGCCCCAGGCACGTGCTCATCGCGACCGGCAGGCTCTTCGCCCCCGTGCTGCGGGAGGCCCTGCGGTCGCTCGAGGGGGTGGAGGGCCTTCACCTGGAAGTGCGCGCCATCACGAACCGCACGTTCGGCGAGGTCACCACGGTCGCCGGCCTGCTCGCCGGCCGCGACATCCTCGGCGGCGTGCGGCCCGGCGAGGCCGACCTGCTGCTCCTGTCGCCCAACATGTTCAAGTACGGCACCGAGACGATGCTCGACGACCTGACCCGCAGCGACCTCCAGGCCGAGCTCGGCATGCGGATCGCCGTTGGCGGCACGAACCTGGCCGAGCTCGTCGACACGGTCCTCACCGGCGAGGTGCACGACCACCTGCCGAGCTTTGGCTTCTCGACCCATGCCATCAAGGAAGCTGCCAAACAGCACTGA
- a CDS encoding M23 family metallopeptidase, which translates to MAALPSIASAEAYALRTVVPGDSIGLIAERYHITVDSLLGANQLESSLIRPGDVLRVPYVAAVGGPLGESVATPPGFRWYSLGKGETLSSVASRFGLGLNALVGANPDISSLDRLPAGYELLVPPSAGLVIRLGEGESVLDLLASYDLDPATFARANGLRSPFDVVPGMLLFLPKVVPTDALARLQKVREAENRYVWPIHGRLTSYFGPRNLGMGTSSFHRGIDIAAPSGTPVGASRGGTVTFAGWSTQGYGNLVRVRHADGSEAWYGHFSSISVSVGQYVNQGDRVGRVGSTGLSTGPHLHFEVHESNGNARDPLAVLP; encoded by the coding sequence GTGGCTGCCCTGCCAAGCATCGCCAGCGCTGAGGCTTATGCCCTGAGGACCGTGGTTCCCGGCGATTCGATCGGGCTGATCGCGGAGCGGTACCACATCACCGTTGACTCCTTGCTCGGCGCGAACCAGCTCGAATCCAGCCTTATCAGACCAGGCGACGTCTTACGGGTCCCTTACGTGGCGGCCGTCGGTGGTCCGCTGGGCGAGAGCGTCGCCACGCCGCCCGGCTTCCGCTGGTACAGCCTGGGCAAGGGCGAGACGCTGAGCTCCGTCGCCAGCCGCTTCGGCCTGGGCCTCAACGCCCTCGTCGGAGCCAACCCCGACATCTCCTCGCTCGACCGCCTCCCGGCCGGCTACGAGCTCCTGGTGCCGCCGAGCGCGGGCCTCGTCATCCGCCTCGGCGAGGGCGAGAGCGTGCTGGACCTCTTGGCGAGCTACGACCTCGACCCGGCCACGTTCGCCCGGGCCAACGGGCTGCGCTCGCCCTTCGACGTCGTTCCCGGCATGCTCCTGTTCCTCCCCAAGGTGGTGCCGACCGACGCGCTCGCCCGCCTGCAGAAGGTGCGGGAGGCGGAGAACCGCTACGTCTGGCCCATCCACGGCCGCCTCACCTCTTACTTCGGCCCCCGCAACCTCGGCATGGGCACGTCGAGCTTCCACCGCGGCATAGACATCGCTGCCCCGAGCGGCACGCCCGTCGGCGCGTCACGCGGCGGCACGGTGACGTTCGCCGGCTGGTCCACCCAGGGCTACGGCAACCTGGTCCGCGTCCGGCACGCAGACGGCTCCGAGGCGTGGTACGGCCACTTCAGCTCCATCTCGGTCAGCGTCGGCCAGTACGTCAACCAGGGCGACCGCGTCGGCCGTGTCGGCTCGACCGGCCTCTCGACCGGCCCCCACCTGCACTTCGAGGTCCACGAGTCGAACGGCAACGCCCGCGACCCGCTCGCCGTGCTCCCCTGA